A single Amphiprion ocellaris isolate individual 3 ecotype Okinawa chromosome 1, ASM2253959v1, whole genome shotgun sequence DNA region contains:
- the slc7a9 gene encoding b(0,+)-type amino acid transporter 1 isoform X2, producing the protein MDKGSFRRRKESQNGSTGHTEHTNHTKNVKATVLQKEVGLLSGICLIVGTMIGSGIFISPKSVLLYSGAVGPCLLIWAACGVLATLGALCYAELGTMITKSGAEYFYFMEAFGPLVAYLYSWTTVMVLKPSSFAIITLSFAEYASTPFYAGCTPPPLVTKCLSAAAIFLIVGINCLSVKLASYVQNFFTAAKLVIILVIVGAGIVLLAQGNTENFSNSFDGASPSFGAIGLAFYNGLWAYDGWNQLNFITEELKDPYRNLPLAIIIGIPLVSVCYVLVNVSYFTVMTTTELLQSQAVAVTFGDRVLYPVAWMIPLFVVFSTFGSANGSCFTAGRLAYVAAREGHIVKIISYIDVKRYTPSPALIFNGIIAIFYIIPADINTLINYFSFAQWAFYGLAALSLIVMRFTRKDLHRPLKVPIVLPVIVVLISCYLVIAPIIDKPELEYLYCTIFMFSGLILYYPFVYRKVEWGRKLMRPITMHLQLLMEAGPPEKIE; encoded by the exons GTTGGTCTGTTGAGTGGCATTTGTCTGATTGTGGGCACAATGATCGGTTCAGGCATCTTCATTTCTCCAAAGTCTGTTCTGCTGTATTCTGGAGCCGTGGGACCCTGCCTCTTAATCTGGGCTGCCTGTGGCGTGTTAGCCACCCTGG GAGCACTGTGCTATGCTGAACTGGGCACCATGATCACTAAATCAGGGGCTGAATATTTCTATTTCATGGAGGCCTTTGGCCCCCTTGTAGCCTACCTTTACTCCTGGACCACTGTAATGGTGCTGAAGCCCTCCTCATTCGCGATCATCACACTGAGCTTTGCAGAATATGCCTCAACTCCTTTCTACGCTGgctgcactcctcctcctcttgttaCCAAGTGTCTTTCAGCAGCAGCTATTT TTTTAATTGTCGGTATCAACTGTTTGAGTGTCAAACTGGCGAGCTACGTGCAGAACTTCTTCACTGCAGCTAAACTCGTAATCATTCTCGTCATAGTGGGAGCTGGCATCGTTCTGTTGGCACAAG GAAACACTGAGAATTTTTCAAATTCCTTTGATGGCGCATCACCGTCTTTTGGAGCAATTGGACTTGCATTTTATAACGGGCTCTGGGCCTATGATGGATG GAATCAACTGAATTTTATCACAGAGGAGCTAAAAGATCCATACAG GAATTTACCACTGGCCATCATCATTGGGATCCCTTTGGTTTCTGTGTGCTATGTGTTGGTCAATGTTTCTTACTTCACTGTCATGACCaccactgagctgctgcagtctcAAGCTGTTGCTGTG ACTTTTGGAGACAGAGTCCTTTACCCTGTGGCTTGGATGATTCCTCTCTTTGTTGTCTTCTCAACATTTGGCTCTGCCAATGGAAGCTGCTTCACTGCTGGCAG aCTGGCCTATGTGGCTGCCAGAGAAGGTCACATAGTGAAAATCATATCCTATATTGATGTAAAGCGCTACACTCCTTCCCCTGCTCTCATATTCAAT GGTATTATCGCTATTTTCTATATTATTCCAGCAGACATCAACACCCTCATAAACTACTTCAGCTTTGCTCAGTGGGCGTTCTATGGTCTGGCAGCGCTGTCTCTCATAGTCATGCGTTTCACCAGGAAGGACCTCCACAGACCACTAAAG GTGCCCATTGTCCTACCAGTCATAGTGGTCCTGATCTCATGCTATCTCGTGATCGCCCCCATCATTGATAAGCCAGAGCTGGAGTACCTCTACTGTACTATCTTCATGTTCAGTGGACTCATCCTTTACTATCCTTTTGTCTACCGGAAAGTCGAGTGGGGACGCAAACTCATGA GGCCGATCACTATGCATCTCCAGCTGCTAATGGAAGCAGGTCCACCTGAGAAAATTGAATGA
- the slc7a9 gene encoding b(0,+)-type amino acid transporter 1 isoform X1, producing the protein MHQQFKMDKGSFRRRKESQNGSTGHTEHTNHTKNVKATVLQKEVGLLSGICLIVGTMIGSGIFISPKSVLLYSGAVGPCLLIWAACGVLATLGALCYAELGTMITKSGAEYFYFMEAFGPLVAYLYSWTTVMVLKPSSFAIITLSFAEYASTPFYAGCTPPPLVTKCLSAAAIFLIVGINCLSVKLASYVQNFFTAAKLVIILVIVGAGIVLLAQGNTENFSNSFDGASPSFGAIGLAFYNGLWAYDGWNQLNFITEELKDPYRNLPLAIIIGIPLVSVCYVLVNVSYFTVMTTTELLQSQAVAVTFGDRVLYPVAWMIPLFVVFSTFGSANGSCFTAGRLAYVAAREGHIVKIISYIDVKRYTPSPALIFNGIIAIFYIIPADINTLINYFSFAQWAFYGLAALSLIVMRFTRKDLHRPLKVPIVLPVIVVLISCYLVIAPIIDKPELEYLYCTIFMFSGLILYYPFVYRKVEWGRKLMRPITMHLQLLMEAGPPEKIE; encoded by the exons GTTGGTCTGTTGAGTGGCATTTGTCTGATTGTGGGCACAATGATCGGTTCAGGCATCTTCATTTCTCCAAAGTCTGTTCTGCTGTATTCTGGAGCCGTGGGACCCTGCCTCTTAATCTGGGCTGCCTGTGGCGTGTTAGCCACCCTGG GAGCACTGTGCTATGCTGAACTGGGCACCATGATCACTAAATCAGGGGCTGAATATTTCTATTTCATGGAGGCCTTTGGCCCCCTTGTAGCCTACCTTTACTCCTGGACCACTGTAATGGTGCTGAAGCCCTCCTCATTCGCGATCATCACACTGAGCTTTGCAGAATATGCCTCAACTCCTTTCTACGCTGgctgcactcctcctcctcttgttaCCAAGTGTCTTTCAGCAGCAGCTATTT TTTTAATTGTCGGTATCAACTGTTTGAGTGTCAAACTGGCGAGCTACGTGCAGAACTTCTTCACTGCAGCTAAACTCGTAATCATTCTCGTCATAGTGGGAGCTGGCATCGTTCTGTTGGCACAAG GAAACACTGAGAATTTTTCAAATTCCTTTGATGGCGCATCACCGTCTTTTGGAGCAATTGGACTTGCATTTTATAACGGGCTCTGGGCCTATGATGGATG GAATCAACTGAATTTTATCACAGAGGAGCTAAAAGATCCATACAG GAATTTACCACTGGCCATCATCATTGGGATCCCTTTGGTTTCTGTGTGCTATGTGTTGGTCAATGTTTCTTACTTCACTGTCATGACCaccactgagctgctgcagtctcAAGCTGTTGCTGTG ACTTTTGGAGACAGAGTCCTTTACCCTGTGGCTTGGATGATTCCTCTCTTTGTTGTCTTCTCAACATTTGGCTCTGCCAATGGAAGCTGCTTCACTGCTGGCAG aCTGGCCTATGTGGCTGCCAGAGAAGGTCACATAGTGAAAATCATATCCTATATTGATGTAAAGCGCTACACTCCTTCCCCTGCTCTCATATTCAAT GGTATTATCGCTATTTTCTATATTATTCCAGCAGACATCAACACCCTCATAAACTACTTCAGCTTTGCTCAGTGGGCGTTCTATGGTCTGGCAGCGCTGTCTCTCATAGTCATGCGTTTCACCAGGAAGGACCTCCACAGACCACTAAAG GTGCCCATTGTCCTACCAGTCATAGTGGTCCTGATCTCATGCTATCTCGTGATCGCCCCCATCATTGATAAGCCAGAGCTGGAGTACCTCTACTGTACTATCTTCATGTTCAGTGGACTCATCCTTTACTATCCTTTTGTCTACCGGAAAGTCGAGTGGGGACGCAAACTCATGA GGCCGATCACTATGCATCTCCAGCTGCTAATGGAAGCAGGTCCACCTGAGAAAATTGAATGA